A single window of Rhizobium indicum DNA harbors:
- a CDS encoding FMN-dependent NADH-azoreductase: MSSILLLTSSPRADSLSTPIAVDLAEKLKSQNPGSVVIRRDLAANPLPHIDDLFTGAIRKPPEARTAEETVAVKTSDELVNELLAADTIVISTGLINFNIYSSLKTWIDNVARAGLTFKYTESGPVGLATGKKVYVVLASGGVYSQGPAVGLNHAVPYLKSVLGFLGISDIETIYVEGLAFGPEAAEKAIDAAKSRVQEIALAA; this comes from the coding sequence ATGTCGTCCATCCTGCTTCTGACGTCCAGCCCGCGTGCCGATTCTCTCTCGACGCCGATCGCTGTCGATCTCGCCGAAAAGCTGAAGAGCCAGAATCCGGGCAGCGTCGTCATTCGCCGCGACCTTGCCGCCAACCCGCTGCCGCATATCGATGACCTCTTCACCGGCGCGATCCGCAAGCCGCCCGAGGCCCGCACCGCTGAGGAAACCGTGGCCGTCAAGACCTCCGACGAGCTTGTCAACGAACTGCTCGCCGCCGATACGATCGTCATCAGCACCGGCCTCATCAACTTCAACATCTATTCGTCGCTGAAGACCTGGATCGACAACGTTGCCCGTGCCGGCCTGACCTTCAAGTACACGGAAAGCGGTCCGGTTGGCCTCGCAACCGGCAAGAAGGTTTACGTGGTGCTCGCTTCGGGCGGTGTCTATTCACAGGGCCCGGCCGTCGGCTTGAACCATGCCGTGCCGTACCTGAAGTCGGTTCTCGGCTTCCTCGGCATCAGCGATATCGAGACCATCTATGTCGAAGGCTTGGCCTTCGGTCCGGAAGCTGCCGAAAAGGCGATCGACGCCGCCAAGTCGCGCGTCCAGGAAATCGCACTGGCGGCCTGA
- a CDS encoding TetR/AcrR family transcriptional regulator, producing MGRSQLEKQKTHEKIVDIASKRLREEGLDGIGVADLMKEAGLTVGGFYKHFASRDDLVAEAIQSAFDSWGRKLEAEGVNPAEMTAADVADRYVSAYHRDNPGEGCPFAALTSDISRSGETARGIATDGLRRNFASLASKAAGTDDSERRRKAIMAFAMMAGGVGLARISSDEELSAEILATVRDFVADIDK from the coding sequence ATGGGGCGTTCGCAGTTGGAGAAACAGAAGACGCACGAGAAGATTGTCGACATCGCGTCGAAGCGGCTGCGCGAGGAGGGGCTCGACGGTATTGGCGTCGCCGATCTGATGAAGGAGGCCGGACTGACCGTCGGCGGCTTCTACAAGCATTTCGCCTCCCGTGACGATCTGGTTGCCGAGGCGATCCAGTCCGCTTTCGATTCATGGGGACGCAAGCTGGAGGCCGAGGGGGTGAACCCGGCGGAGATGACGGCTGCCGATGTCGCCGATCGCTATGTGAGCGCGTATCATCGCGACAATCCAGGTGAGGGCTGCCCTTTTGCCGCGCTGACCTCCGATATATCCCGTAGCGGCGAGACGGCGCGGGGGATCGCCACGGACGGGCTCAGGCGCAATTTCGCGTCACTGGCGAGCAAGGCTGCGGGAACGGACGATAGCGAACGGCGCCGCAAGGCGATCATGGCCTTCGCGATGATGGCCGGCGGCGTCGGCCTTGCCAGGATTTCGTCCGATGAAGAACTCTCGGCCGAAATCCTGGCGACGGTCCGGGATTTTGTCGCCGATATCGACAAATGA